CCATAAAAGCCCTTGCATTCATAGCCCTTCAATCAGAAGGCTGTGCAGACTTCCGCGACATCCTGGAACAAACAGAGATACCTGAACGTTCCCTTTGGCGTTATATCAATCACTGGAAATCCGAAGGAATCCTCGACACAGCCCGCGAGAGCTGCACTAAAATATTCTTCAAAACCAAACGCCTATGGGAAAAAGCAAAAGATCCTCTCATCAATTTCTGCACCACCTTTAACATAGGCTTCAAAAAGATATTCGGTCACGTCTTTGTAGATTCCGGAGTAATCCGACCATACAAAGAACGCAAAAAGAACCTGAAACCTGCAAAGGTTCAGAAAACAGAGGACTTAGAACTTATTGTAGTTGACACCTACAGACAAGCAAAAGCACTAAGAAAAGAAGCAAAGGAAATGGGAGTTCCTATACGAATAGGTGTAATCTCTAATTTCAACACTATGCGGTATAGTAGAGTTATTAGTTGAGGACTAGTAATGAAATTATGGGATTTCCATAAAATCATACTTCCCTTTTAAATTCAAACCTTTTCTCATACCTTTATGAATTACTAATTTTTCACTTAAATTAAGGACAGCATGAGGGTTCCAATATTTAAAAGTCAATCTATTATCCCAATAATTCCCTAATGCATTACAATTAAACAATTGGGTTAAAATTTCATTTAAGTTCAGAGAATCGAATCTATTATCATTTTGTACAATCATTCTTATTTCAGAAATATCAAAAACACTTTTCCCAACTAGACCCAGTAACTGAATTGTTTTTTCAATATCCTCTGTTTTCAAATAACCTACTAGTTCATCCTTAATTTCTGTAACGAAATAATTTGTTGAATATGATCTAGTTCCATTTAAGATATCATTTCTAGTAACTTTTTTCCCTTTTGTATATCGTTGAATCTCATTTACAAGTTGAATAACATCACGTGGAGTATGCCTAGTATATTCTAGTAAATATTTTTCAATAGGCTTACTCTCCATCTCATTTGGGAAAAACTCATCAAAGACATCTAGTTCTCTCCCCAAAGCTAATTTGGCCCTTAAGTTAATTAACTTTACGAGGTTTGTCGATTTTGTATCTTTAGTATCTTGATACCAATCAAGCATTATCCCCGAGTCACGCTTTATTTTATTATTATTTGTACCTGGTAATTTGTCATAGATATCACTACGACACAAAACAAGAATGAATGCATTTACACCATTTTCTTTGAATTTAGAATTCATTCTATCCGTTGCAAGAATGAGAGACGATAAAGATACATATTGATTATCTCTATGAGTAAGAATATCATCTAATCCATCAATAATTATAATATGTCTTGACTTCGTTGTTATTGAATAGCAAACATCTTGTAGAGTTGCATATAACATTTTAAGATCAAATGGAGTTTTTGTTTCTTCTGAAGATTTTTCTCCTGATAATAAATCATGCAAGCTTGCTCTAAAAGTCTTTTTTGATGTTTTTTGGATTATTTGAGTTAATTCTTCTGTAGGAAGAACACCTTCGTTTTTAAATACATCTACTACTGCTTCAAATGTTTTATTTTTCTTATACTTGCATTTTGGATCATTAATAAAACTATTCAAGACTGCGATCAACAGCACAAATTCCCAATGGTCAGGTAGTTTTGACTGAGGTGCATCATTTCCAGGCAAAATACCTGCAAATGGTTTGTATGGAAAATTGCCGAGGTAATATTGTTTTGTAAAAATTTCCTTGTTTTTAGCTAGCAAATCAATTCTAGATCCAATTGCGGATTTTCCTGAACCTTTTGGACCCAAAACTAAGAATTTTTCATCATCAATAATTTGGTCAATATAACCGTATTCATCTAAAAAACCATTTATCAATAAATTTGGATAATTAGATTTTTCTTTTTCTGCGGCTGCAAGACCAAATTTGATTTCTTTAAAATTCATATTAATAGAACTAACATACAACAGTTTATACTTTTCGTATTTGATTCAAACCAAATTAAGAATAATATAATATGATTTTAGTATAAAGATGAAGTTCCACTGCAACCTCATCTATCCGTGGTACTGTAATTTCCCCTTACAAATTCCCTCTCTAAAATCCCCTGCTACTGTTTTTACAAAACGACCTATTCCTCAAAAATATCCTAGCTACCCAGCATTTGCGCCGCTTCGCGGCGCATGTGGCTTTTTTCACCTGTTCCCTTAGGTACACGATTAAGGCGTGTGTGCCACAGTTGGCCTACAATGCGATTTTATCCAGCTTATTTCTAGCATCACATATGAAGATTTCTTCACTTGAAATGAAGGTATAAATATATGAGTGACTGCAAATATTATATAAGATAAAATAGTACATGCAAATAAGATTTAATCAGTATGCGGGGCTACGCTTAGTAGGTCTCATACTCATATCAGGCGTGATGACGGTATCCCTAAGCATGATCCAAGCCGATCTAATGGGAGATGATACTATGTCCGACATTACTAATGCAACAAATACAAGCGCTCTGAATGCAAGGGGTATTGTGCTTGCGTTTGATGTGAATGATATGAGCCACTGAGTTCCTGCGGAAAGAGTGCTTGGCGGTTCAAATCCGCCCCTTTGCAACTTTTAATAAATATTGATAACTACTTTTCAACATGTAAACACGGGATTTCGCAGAAACCCCACCGTATGCGCAGCATGCTCCCAATCACCCACACTGCAGCACAATCCTGTAACAAAAGCAAGACTGAAGCGAAGGGGAGCCGACAAACTCTGCTCCCCGGGAGTGGAAGTCTGCGCAGGACTGCAAGTCCTGCAAACTGTCAATGTATGTTGCAAGTAATCAAAATCCCTGTGTGAATGCGACCAAAGGGCGCATTGACGCAGCATCCATTTTTAAAGGGCAGATTTACAAAGTAATTCTGTCCGTCAAATACCAAACTCCCCTCTAAAAATGATGTGACGAACACTGCGGGGCGCAAGTGAGGAACATCATTTCCTCACTAAAAATAGGTCAAATTCGGTTCTAAATTTATCTCTGCACAAAAACAGTGATGTTTTCATTCTACTAATGCGCCCTCTTTTTATTGAAATTACCAAGGTTCTTGTATTGATATTACAATTTTCAATTGAGGTATTAATGAATGTCAGATGAATATAATGAATATGGAATTAGACAGATCGGTGAAAAGATACATCTAGCAAACACAGCAGTTACAATTTCAGAAAAGAAAAAGGATGATGGTTCAACTGTGAAATGGCTCCAGTTATCGAAGTTCAACAAGAAAATGAACAAATGGGAGAATTTCACCCTCTTTGGTTCTGATTTGGAAGTATTGAGTGCTAAATTACCATCAATACTTGAGTCCATTAAATCTTAAAATAATTGTGAATTTAATTTTGCTGCATTACTTCAGTAATGCAGCATTTTTATTTGGAAGTAAAGTAAAACATCTTTTTTGATAAAATTGTATTCTTTTTCCTAGCGTAAGCTATTGAAGTTAATAGCTATAAAAAATAAGAATATTGGGGCTTTTAACCCCGAGATTTCAAGCCTCGGGTGGGATTTGAACCCACGGCCTCGTCCTTACCAAGGACGCGCTATACCCCTAAGCCACCGAGGCACGAACACAATATGGGGGTGCTCTCCCCTAATATACAGAATCAATTAATAAGCTTTCGGTTGGAAGAGCAGTTATTTATAAACACCAGCGCGTGTCAACGGGGAATTTCTCATTGATCCACATTAAGACGCCGCTGTGATGGACAATACGATAGGAACGTGAAAGCAATTTTTGCGCCCCAAACAGTGGTTCATCCTCCACGATATCAATACTTTCAAAGTCCCTGCGGGTCTCAATATCATGATCACGCAGAATCCTGCCTATCGGGATGTCAGCCTTCATCATATCAGCACGTACCCCCTCAGGCATTTTCTCAATAGCCGACAGGGAGCGGGCAAATACATATGGCACGTCATCAGAAGTAAGGGTCACCACACGCTCATTGATATCCGCACCTACACTCACATCGAACAGCTCAGCCATTTGCTCATCCGCAGGAATAATGTGCTGATACTCAGTAACAACAGCAGTAGGATGTTTGGTCATTATCTCCAGCAGGAAAGTAACTGAACCATCAGTTCCTGCACAGATCCTCAGACACGTAGGAATATCAAAGCTCTTTAGTTTTTCAAGAAAGTCCATAATAACGACTCCGGGAGCTTAAAGAAAAAAGAAGAAAATTACTCGGAAACTTCCTTCTTTGCCTGCTTCAGACGCTCCTTTGCAGTGTAGCCTGTAGCTGCGTAAAGGAAATCCCTGAAGCGCTTATTAGAATCGAGAATTAGCCCATCATCTGTAACTGAGGTGTCAGACTCGGTATCAACAGAAAGTTTTTTACCCTCTATCCACACCTTAATGCTGGAAAGAACACCATAAGAAGTTACAAACTTACCATCTTCTTCCTTTATCTCACTTGGAAAAGCCTCTTTGAGACATTCATGAATCCTATCCATTTCAGGTTTATAACCACGCTTTAACTTGTATTCCTGCATTTCGATCAAACCTATATAACATTCTTTAAACGAATAAATGTACCGGTTTGCATTTATAATAAAGCAACCCGAGAAACATATTAATTTATATAAAATTAAGTTTACGGGGTTTTGTAAAAACCTCTCAACTCATTAAATACATATTCATTTTGTAAGCACCAGTTTTCCCCTGTCTCCCACAAGCCTCACCTGAGGAACCTTTTCAAGAACCATGTTTCCCAGCTCTTTTAATTCATCCCATGTCGGAGTAGGAGTATCATGACCCATGAACGGCAGGTCAAACTCTGGATTGCTCATAAACTGGTAGAGCATCACTTCAGAAGCGCCCTCAAGATCTGGCAATATGCGAGGCATGTTTTGCGCATTCACATATTCCGGGATGACACGTATCCACACCCTGAGCCATTTCTGCTTTGCAATGACCATGGATTCATCAAGAAGCTTCAGGTATTTCTGTGTCCTCTCCTCTGACATTCCGGTAACTTCCATCACTGCCTTTACATCATCTCCCGGTGCTTTTATCTCAAGAACAAAACCATAAACAAAAGGAAGAGCTTTTTCAAGAATATCAGGCTTCATACCATTGGATTTCAGTATGACCTGTTTTCCCATTTCATGCAGACCCTCTATCAAAGGCATCAGTTCTTTCTGCAGTGTAGGCTCTGCACCCCCAAGATATACGTTCTCGGTTGTGGACTTTCTGGCATAATCAAGAACCCTGTCCAAAGACCATTCCTTTACAGGCTGATGTATATGAACACAATAAGGACACTTCATATTACATCCTCCAAACTCAACCCTTATCTGTCCTTTAGCATCTGATAGATCAATTAATCTCATTCTTAAACTCCTTCACTCAATACCAATTTTAAAATGATTATGACTATCTACATTTTTATAACTAACAGTATTAATAGTTAGACCCCACAAATTCAGCATTCGACATGGAACGGACATAGCGATTACTATTTATGTATATTAGACCATCAAAGCAGAAAGACGGTGATCACATTGACAAGAAAACTTACTCTTGAAGATCTTGAACGATCAAAAGACAAGAAGGAAAACAAACAGGAGGGAATAGATCTTGAAGGTCTCTATGACCTTATCATACCACCCGGAACTCCTTCATACATTATCTATGACCTTGTAGAAGAGTTCGAGCTTGAACCTGTTGAAAGGAAGCTCAGCGTACACATTGTGGATACTGATGAGAGGGAACTGATCGCTCTGAGGGGCACACTGGAAGTTGTGCAGGCTGCCGAGAGATTCCTGCATGAAGAACTCAAGGCATGGATCGAGAGTTAAATAAAATAGGGAACTCTTAACAGCGCCCTTTAGCTACCTAATACATAATCAACGTTCAAAGTTTTTCAAAAATAAGAATCTGGAACAAGACAGCATTCCGCTGTCCATTCATATTCCTGTTATTCCGCTTTCCTCAAAGTCAAAGACAACAGCCCTGCCGCTGTCATCGTAAATATCAATTACCTGACTGTCATTGATCTCACCAACAACAGCAGCCTTTATTCCTGAATTTTCAAAAACCTCTACACACTCATCAGCGTGCTCTGCCTTTGCGGTAACAACATAACCGGTTGCAGGATATATCTTAAGCCACTGCTCAAGATCAAGACCTTCCGGGAGTGGTATCTTTCTAAGATCAACTGAGGCACCGACCCTGCTTACTTCACAGAGCATACCAAGTGTGCCGATGGTTCCAGGGTTGCTTATGTCTTTACCCGCAGTTACCAGTTTCTTTTCTCCTATCTCCTGCATGACCATGAAACACTCACGTACAACATCAGCTTCCTTAAAAGATGTAGTATCCCAGCTATATGGAGAGTTCTTACCAACTCTGCCATCCATGTCATATGCAACTATTACAACATCTCCAGGCTTTGCACTGTCACTTCTGATAACGCAGTCCTTCTTTGCAATTCCGATTATGGCAACTGCAAGTGAGTTGTATGGAGTGTCAGGGTGCATGTGCCCACCAACCATTGGAACTCCGAACTTCTTTATTCCATCGCGGATTCCTTTCATGATCTCTTCTGTGGATTTGAGGTCACTTGAAGCCATCACGTTTACCATTGCAAGAGGTCGTCCACCCATTGCAGAAATATCATTGACATTTACAACAACAGAAGTGTAACCAGTCCACCAGGGACTCTTGTTGACGATCCTGCCCCATATGGCATCGGCTGCAAACAGAATTACATCATCGGTTCCAATATCGATGATAGCTGCATCATCACCAAAATCGTCTATGACCTCACCATACTCAGACCTGACAGTCTCAAATATGCTAACGATATCTGCTATCGGTTTCTTTCTGGTGACACCTTCAAAGTTCCTTAAATTTGCCGCAAGCTCTTCGATATTCAAAAAAACACCCTGAAATTAGTAGAATTATTAGTAGGATCAATAGAATAAAATGACGAAATAATATGAAAAGGTATCAGTGAAAAGGATTATTCCTTTCCACATGAACTCTTCTTTTTCATATCAAGCTTAATAACGTTCCTGCGCTCTTCACTCATCTGTGACATGTCCTGCCCGATAAGTCCGTAGGCATCAGACCTGCACTGGCGGCAGTGTCTCATCTGCTGGACATAAGGAGCACACCTGTCCTGGACAGCCTTACATTCTGCTGGTGTTGGTGCTGTCCTGTCGGCAAACTTTGCCTGACAGATAAGCGGCATTACATTCATTATGAAGACACCAAGTTCATTGATCTTCTGTGCAAGTTCAACAATATGCTCATCGTTGATTCCTGGCACAAGGACTGTGTTGATCTTTACAACAAGACCTGCTTCCACAGCCATCCTGATACCTTCGAGCTGGTTCTTTACCATGATCTCAGCAGCCTCTAGACCTCTGTAGATCTTACCCTTATAGGATATGTGGCCTATGAGCTGTGCTTCAATCTCAGGATCTATCGCATTCATGGTCACTGTAAGTGTGGTAACTCCAACTCTAAGAAGATCAGGCATCTTTTCAGGAAGTGCCAGACCATTAGTACTGAGACAGAGTGTGACATCAGGGAACTCCTTCTTGATAAGTTCTAATGTCTCAAATGTCTCATCGTTAGCCAATGGATCTCCTGGTCCTGCAATACCGACAACCTTGATGAATGGATAAGCTTCAAGCACCTGCTTTGTCTTCTCAAGTGCAGCCTGTGGACTCAGGACTTCACTTGTAACACCTGGTCGGCTTTCATTCACGCAGTCAAACTTGCGATCACAATAATTGCACTGAATGTTGCATTTCGGAGCTACTGCAAGGTGGATCCTTCCGAACTTGTGTTGGGCTTCTTTGGAATAACAGGGATGTTGTGCTATCACTCTCTTGACATCTTCATCCTTGTTTATTTCT
The sequence above is a segment of the uncultured Methanolobus sp. genome. Coding sequences within it:
- a CDS encoding chorismate pyruvate-lyase family protein, which gives rise to MDFLEKLKSFDIPTCLRICAGTDGSVTFLLEIMTKHPTAVVTEYQHIIPADEQMAELFDVSVGADINERVVTLTSDDVPYVFARSLSAIEKMPEGVRADMMKADIPIGRILRDHDIETRRDFESIDIVEDEPLFGAQKLLSRSYRIVHHSGVLMWINEKFPVDTRWCL
- a CDS encoding DUF5611 family protein, translating into MQEYKLKRGYKPEMDRIHECLKEAFPSEIKEEDGKFVTSYGVLSSIKVWIEGKKLSVDTESDTSVTDDGLILDSNKRFRDFLYAATGYTAKERLKQAKKEVSE
- a CDS encoding radical SAM protein encodes the protein MRLIDLSDAKGQIRVEFGGCNMKCPYCVHIHQPVKEWSLDRVLDYARKSTTENVYLGGAEPTLQKELMPLIEGLHEMGKQVILKSNGMKPDILEKALPFVYGFVLEIKAPGDDVKAVMEVTGMSEERTQKYLKLLDESMVIAKQKWLRVWIRVIPEYVNAQNMPRILPDLEGASEVMLYQFMSNPEFDLPFMGHDTPTPTWDELKELGNMVLEKVPQVRLVGDRGKLVLTK
- a CDS encoding methanogenesis marker 2 protein, with protein sequence MNIEELAANLRNFEGVTRKKPIADIVSIFETVRSEYGEVIDDFGDDAAIIDIGTDDVILFAADAIWGRIVNKSPWWTGYTSVVVNVNDISAMGGRPLAMVNVMASSDLKSTEEIMKGIRDGIKKFGVPMVGGHMHPDTPYNSLAVAIIGIAKKDCVIRSDSAKPGDVVIVAYDMDGRVGKNSPYSWDTTSFKEADVVRECFMVMQEIGEKKLVTAGKDISNPGTIGTLGMLCEVSRVGASVDLRKIPLPEGLDLEQWLKIYPATGYVVTAKAEHADECVEVFENSGIKAAVVGEINDSQVIDIYDDSGRAVVFDFEESGITGI
- the nifB gene encoding nitrogenase cofactor biosynthesis protein NifB codes for the protein MENEKADVCEIEINKDEDVKRVIAQHPCYSKEAQHKFGRIHLAVAPKCNIQCNYCDRKFDCVNESRPGVTSEVLSPQAALEKTKQVLEAYPFIKVVGIAGPGDPLANDETFETLELIKKEFPDVTLCLSTNGLALPEKMPDLLRVGVTTLTVTMNAIDPEIEAQLIGHISYKGKIYRGLEAAEIMVKNQLEGIRMAVEAGLVVKINTVLVPGINDEHIVELAQKINELGVFIMNVMPLICQAKFADRTAPTPAECKAVQDRCAPYVQQMRHCRQCRSDAYGLIGQDMSQMSEERRNVIKLDMKKKSSCGKE